One genomic window of Elusimicrobiota bacterium includes the following:
- a CDS encoding GlsB/YeaQ/YmgE family stress response membrane protein — protein MGLFYFLIVGLIAGWLAGQVMKGGGYGVLADIILGILGGITGGWIFGMLGIWPGGGIIGAIFVAFVGAVVLVGITRLIKKA, from the coding sequence ATGGGTTTGTTCTATTTTCTGATCGTCGGGCTCATCGCGGGCTGGCTCGCAGGACAGGTGATGAAGGGAGGAGGATACGGCGTCCTTGCCGATATCATCCTGGGCATCCTGGGAGGCATCACGGGCGGATGGATCTTCGGCATGCTGGGGATCTGGCCCGGCGGGGGGATCATCGGGGCGATCTTCGTCGCTTTTGTCGGAGCCGTGGTCCTGGTTGGGATCACGCGCCTGATCAAAAAAGCGTAG